In a genomic window of Brassica rapa cultivar Chiifu-401-42 chromosome A10, CAAS_Brap_v3.01, whole genome shotgun sequence:
- the LOC103844206 gene encoding chromatin assembly factor 1 subunit A isoform X4, with amino-acid sequence MAGVSLKCGDCGALLKSVEEAQEHAEITSHSNFAESTEAVLNLVCSACSKPCRSKTESDLHTKRTGHTEFVDKTMETVKPISLEAPKQPAMESDNADGSSGSGDAAEEMVVPEVDQKLLEELEGMGFPKARATRALHYSGNASLEAAVNWVVEHENDPDVDELPKVPANSKTGPPKPALTPEEVKIKAQELKERARKKKEEEEKRMEREREKERIRIGKELLEAKRIEEDNERKRIILLRKAEKEEERRAREKIRQKVEEDKAERRRKLGLPAEDPAAAKPSVPVVEEKKSSLPIRPATKTEQMRECLRSLKQAHKEDDAKVKRAFQTLLTYMGNVAKNPDEEKFRKIRLTNQTFQDRVGSLRGGIEFMELCGFEKMEGGEFLFLPRDKIDPAIINSAGTELNSAINNPFFGVL; translated from the exons ATGGCAGGAGTATCGCTCAAGTGCGGTGATTGCGGCGCGCTGCTGAAGTCGGTGGAGGAGGCTCAGGAGCATGCGGAGATCACCTCTCACTCCAATTTCGCAGAGTCCACTGAGGCGGTGCTCAATCTCGTTTGCTCTGCTTGCAGCAAGCCTTGCCGCTCTAAAACC GAAAGCGACTTGCATACGAAAAGGACAGGGCATACTGAGTTTGTGGATAAGACAATGGAGACGGTGAAACCCATCAGCTTGGAAGCTCCTAAGCAGCCTGCTATGGAGAGTGACAACGCTGATGGTTCTAGTGGTAGTGGAGATGCTGCTGAAG AGATGGTTGTTCCAGAGGTTGACCAAAAATTACTCGAGGAACTTGAAGGGATGGGCTTCCCTAAAGCTCGGGCTACCCGAGCACTCCACTACTCTG GTAATGCCAGTCTCGAGGCTGCAGTTAATTGGGTGGTGGAGCATGAGAATGATCCTGACGTTGATGAATTGCCAAAG GTACCTGCCAACTCTAAAACTGGGCCTCCTAAACCTGCTCTTACGCCGGAAGAAGTGAAGATAAAAGCACAAGAACTAAA GGAACGTGCgcggaagaagaaagaagaggaagaaaaacGGATGGAGCGTGAAAGAGAGAAG GAGCGAATTAGGATTGGCAAGGAACTCCTAGAAGCAAAGCGGATAGAAGAAGAtaacgaaagaaaacg TATAATCCTTTTGCGTAAAGccgagaaagaagaagaaagacggGCTAGGGAAAAGATCCGTCAAAAAGTTGAAGAAGACAAG GCTGAAAGAAGGCGGAAACTAGGGCTGCCTGCGGAAGATCCTGCGGCTGCTAAACCCTCAGTGCCAGTTGTGGAGGAGAAGAAG AGCTCATTGCCTATTAGGCCGGCCACTAAGACTGAACAAATGAGAGAATGCTTGAGGTCGCTTAAGCAAGCCCACAAG GAGGATGATGCTAAAGTGAAGAGAGCGTTCCAGACTCTGCTGACTTACATGGGAAATGTCGCTAAGAATCCAGATGAAGAGAAATTCCGGAAAATTAGACTCACCAACCAAACGTTTCAG GATAGGGTTGGTTCACTGAGAGGAGGCATAGAGTTCATGGAGCTATGTGGGTTTGAGAAAATGGAAGGAGGAGAGTTCTTGTTCTTACCAAGGGACAAGATAGATCCAGCCATTATCAATTCAGCTGGAACAGAACTCAATTCCGCTATCAACAACCCTTTCTTCGGAGTTCTTTAA
- the LOC103844204 gene encoding pentatricopeptide repeat-containing protein At1g04840: MFVLMFFEGTMKSLCVLFKPKSSSPAKISFPTNLQSSPDESHFISLIHSCKDTVSLRRVYAQILRRSFLTSRVASQLLSCSSLLKSPDYTLSIFRYSKEKNLFTFNALIRGLTENARFECSIRHFILMLRLGVRPDRLTFPFALKSNSKLGFRWLGKALHAATVKDCVDCDSFVRVSLVDMYAKTKGLKYAYQVFDESPERIKKESVLLWNVLINGYCRAKDLQTAETLFGSMPERNSGSWSTLIKGYVDIGELNRAKQCFELMPEKNVLSWTTLINGFSQNGEYETAISIYFNMVEKGCMKPNEYTVAAVLSACSKSGALESGIRVHGYVLDNGFKLDRAIGTALVDMYAKCGEVDCAANVFSNMGVKDILSWTAMIQGWAIHGRFQQAILCFREMMYSGEKPDEVVFLAVLTACLNSGEVDLGINFFDSMRLDYMIEPTLKHYVVVVDLLGRAGKLNEAHELIESMPINPDLTTWAALYRACKAHNSNRKGEMVSQNLVEIDPELRGSYIFLDKRYAATKGKHRDVEKRRKIVKERGKGWSYIEVDGQLNKFVAGDNSHKQAQEIRLKLEEIVSLAVESGYIPGGDWSIHDIEEEEKENVTGIHSEKLALALGLLRTSPGTVIRIVKNLRICGDCHSLMKYVSKISQRDILLRDARQFHHFKEGSCSCGDYW; encoded by the coding sequence ATGTTTGTCTTGATGTTTTTTGAGGGGACAATGAAATCACTTTGTGTTCTTTTCAAACCGAAGTCTTCTTCTCCCGCCAAGATATCTTTCCCGACCAATCTTCAATCCTCACCGGACGAGTCACACTTCATCTCTCTGATTCACTCCTGCAAAGACACCGTATCTCTCCGCCGCGTCTACGCTCAGATCCTCCGCCGCAGCTTTCTCACCAGCCGCGTGGCTTCTCAGCTACTCTCTTgctcttctcttctcaagtcCCCGGATTACACCCTCTCGATCTTCAGATACTCGAAAGAGAAGAATCTGTTTACTTTCAACGCCTTGATCCGTGGTTTGACGGAGAACGCACGTTTCGAATGTTCAATTCGTCATTTCATTCTCATGCTAAGGCTTGGTGTCAGACCTGATCGGCTAACTTTCCCGTTTGCTCTCAAGTCTAATtcgaaattagggtttaggtGGTTAGGTAAGGCTCTTCACGCCGCGACGGTGAAGGATTGCGTAGATTGTGATTCCTTTGTTAGAGTGTCTTTGGTTGATATGTACGCTAAGACAAAAGGGTTGAAGTATGCGTACCAAGTGTTCGACGAAAGTCCTGAGAGAATCAAAAAGGAGAGTGTTTTGCTGTGGAATGTTTTGATTAATGGGTATTGTCGAGCCAAGGATTTGCAAACGGCTGAAACGCTATTTGGGTCCATGCCGGAGAGAAATTCAGGATCTTGGAGTACTTTGATCAAGGGCTATGTTGATATTGGCGAGCTGAACAGAGCAAAGCAGTGTTTTGAGTTGATGCCGGAGAAGAATGTGCTTTCTTGGACGACGTTGATCAATGGGTTTTCTCAGAATGGTGAATACGAGACTGCGATTtcgatttattttaatatggtGGAGAAGGGTTGTATGAAGCCTAATGAGTACACAGTTGCTGCTGTGCTCTCTGCATGTTCGAAGTCTGGTGCACTTGAATCAGGGATAAGAGTTCATGGCTATGTTTTGGACAATGGGTTTAAATTGGATAGAGCTATAGGGACAGCTCTGGTagatatgtatgcaaaatgtgGGGAAGTTGACTGTGCGGCTAATGTGTTCAGTAATATGGGGGTTAAGGATATTCTTTCGTGGACGGCTATGATACAAGGTTGGGCGATTCATGGACGGTTTCAACAGGCTATCCTTTGTTTCAGAGAAATGATGTATTCAGGGGAGAAGCCAGACGAGGTTGTGTTTCTTGCGGTTCTAACTGCATGTTTGAACTCAGGAGAAGTAGACTTGGGAATTAATTTCTTCGACAGCATGAGGCTTGACTATATGATTGAGCCAACGCTGAAGCATTATGTGGTAGTCGTTGATCTGTTAGGTAGAGCAGGGAAGTTGAACGAGGCGCATGAGCTCATAGAAAGTATGCCGATAAATCCCGATCTCACAACATGGGCTGCACTCTATCGTGCTTGCAAGGCGCACAACAGTAATAGAAAGGGCGAAATGGTGTCGCAAAATCTTGTGGAGATTGATCCAGAGCTTCGGGGTAGTTATATTTTCTTAGACAAAAGGTATGCAGCAACTAAAGGGAAGCACCGAGATgtagagaaaagaagaaagataGTCAAAGAAAGAGGCAAGGGATGGAGTTACATCGAAGTGGACGGTCAACTGAACAAATTTGTAGCTGGTGATAATTCTCATAAGCAAGCACAAGAGATACGTTTGAAGCTTGAGGAGATCGTATCGCTTGCTGTTGAGAGTGGATACATTCCGGGAGGTGATTGGTCGATTCATgacattgaagaagaagagaaggagaaTGTTACAGGAATCCATAGTGAAAAACTGGCTCTTGCACTTGGGCTTCTTAGAACTTCTCCTGGAACGGTGATAAGGATCGTTAAGAACCTTAGAATCTGCGGAGATTGCCATTCTTTAATGAAGTATGTTAGTAAGATCAGCCAAAGAGATATTCTACTGAGGGATGCAAGACAGTTTCATCATTTCAAAGAAGGAAGTTGTTCATGTGGTGATTATTGGTGA
- the LOC103844442 gene encoding F-box/LRR-repeat protein At3g26922, translating into MDKISHLPEALLLQILSFLPTKDVVATSVLAKRWKHIWKMVPKLHFDYHLNQSQHEMFSENVCRLLLSHKSSVLESLSLRFILDSCDGMDIGMWIGIAYARHVRELILDVETETRYSNFKFPKCFYNCQTLETLIIKTWILIDIPSSQVCLKSLKKLHLCYVDYKDDESVVNLLSGCPNLQELVIHRNLQVVRVFTIAVPSLQRLEIYDWSYGHEMVGSYVVNTPSLKYLKIKGFPRLRFSMVEIAPELVEANVIDLSEVIDKKLMQSLASVKRLSLSLSPSEMITFPNTDLYLSPSELIAFPSTGTIFHQLVHLELSTDKAYWWNLLTRMINTSPRLQVLKLIGEWYYGKVGVSCKEWNQPKNVPECLETFVWNTYKEQQEEEKEVAKYILRNANRLKKASISIKGFNSDERLQLLKELENVVKASNSPCELLMC; encoded by the coding sequence ATGGACAAGATCAGCCACTTGCCTGAAGCTCTACTTCTTCAAATACTCTCTTTCCTTCCAACCAAAGATGTTGTAGCCACGAGTGTTCTTGCTAAACGATGGAAGCATATTTGGAAGATGGTGCCTAAACTGCACTTTGATTATCATCTCAACCAAAGTCAGCACGAGATGTTTTCAGAGAATGTTTGTAGGCTTTTGCTTTCTCATAAATCTTCTGTCCTAGAGAGTTTGAGCCTCCGTTTTATTTTAGATAGCTGCGATGGTATGGACATAGGAATGTGGATTGGGATCGCATACGCACGTCATGTCCGCGAGTTAATACTCGATGTGGAAACGGAGACAAGGTATTCCAATTTCAAATTTCCCAAGTGTTTCTATAACTGCCAAACACTGGAGACTTTGATAATCAAGACTTGGATTCTTATTGATATCCCTTCTTCTCAAGTTTGTCTCAAGTCTTTGAAGAAACTGCATCTTTGCTATGTAGACTACAAAGACGATGAATCGGTTGTTAATCTCTTATCTGGTTGTCCTAATCTCCAAGAGTTGGTAATCCATCGGAATCTCCAAGTGGTGAGAGTTTTCACTATCGCGGTGCCATCTTTACAAAGACTCGAAATCTACGACTGGAGCTACGGACACGAAATGGTTGGGAGCTATGTGGTCAATACTCCTTCTTTGAAGTACTTGAAGATTAAAGGGTTTCCTCGTCTTCGGTTTAGTATGGTTGAGATCGCACCAGAGTTAGTAGAGGCAAATGTTATTGATCTCTCTGAGGTAATCGACAAAAAGCTTATGCAGTCTCTTGCTTCCGTCAAACGTCTTTCTTTATCTTTATCTCCATCAGAGATGATTACATTTCCGAATACCGATCTTTACTTATCTCCATCAGAGTTGATTGCGTTTCCTAGTACTGGTACTATCTTCCATCAGTTAGTACATTTGGAGCTGAGTACAGATAAAGCATATTGGTGGAATCTGCTTACGCGCATGATCAATACGTCTCCTAGATTGCAAGTCCTAAAGCTTATCGGTGAATGGTATTATGGAAAAGTTGGTGTAAGTTGTAAAGAATGGAATCAACCTAAGAACGTTCCTGAATGTTTGGAGACATTTGTGTGGAACACCTACAAAGagcaacaagaagaagagaaagaagttgCCAAATACATCCTACGAAACGCAAATCGATTGAAGAAAGCAAGTATCTCCATAAAAGGGTTTAACTCAGACGAGAGACTACAGTTGCTTAAGGAGTTGGAAAATGTGGTCAAGGCTTCAAATTCACCATGCGAGCTGCTAATGTGTTAA